The following proteins are co-located in the Ficedula albicollis isolate OC2 chromosome 27, FicAlb1.5, whole genome shotgun sequence genome:
- the EFTUD2 gene encoding 116 kDa U5 small nuclear ribonucleoprotein component, protein MDTDLYDEFGNYIGPELDSDDDDDELGRESKDLDELEDDDDDDDMGEHDEDHPGMEVVLHEDKKYYPTAEEVYGPEVETIVQEEDTQPLTEPIIKPVKTKKFSLMEQTLPVTVYEMDFLADLMDNSELIRNVTLCGHLHHGKTCFVDCLIEQTHPEIRKRYDQDLCYTDILFTEQERGVGIKSTPVTIVLPDTKGKSFLFNIIDTPGHVNFSDEVTAGLRISDGVVLFIDAAEGVMLNTERLIKHAVQERLAVTVCINKIDRLILELKLPPTDAYYKLRHIVDEVNGLISMYSTDENLVLSPLLGNVCFSSSQYSICFTLGSFAKIYADTYGDINYQEFAKRLWGDIYFNPKTRKFTKKAPTSSSQRSFVEFILEPLYKILAQVVGDVDTTLPRTLDELGIHLTKEELKLNIRPLLRLVCKKFFGEFTGFVDMCVQHIPSPKVGAKTKIEHTYTGGIDSDLGEAMSECDPDGPLMCHTTKMYSTDDGVQFHAFGRVLSGTIHAGQPVKVLGENYTLEDEEDSQICTVGRLWISVARYHIEVNRVPAGNWVLIEGVDQPIVKTATVTEPRGNEEAQIFRPLKFNTTSVIKIAVEPVNPSELPKMLDGLRKVNKSYPSLTTKVEESGEHVILGTGELYLDCVMHDLRKMYSEIDIKVADPVVTFCETVVETSSLKCFAETPNKKNKITMIAEPLEKGLAEDIENEVVQITWNRKKLGEFFQTKYDWDLLAARSIWAFGPDATGPNILVDDTLPSEVDKSLLGSVKDSIVQGFQWGTREGPLCDELIRNVKFKILDAVIAQEPLHRGGGQIIPTARRVVYSAFLMATPRLMEPYYFVEVQAPADCVSAVYTVLARRRGHVTQDAPIPGSPLYTIKAFIPAIDSFGFETDLRTHTQGQAFSLSVFHHWQIVPGDPLDKSIVIRPLEPQPAPHLAREFMIKTRRRKGLSEDVSISKFFDDPMLLELAKQDVVLNYPM, encoded by the exons ATGGACACCGACTTGTACGACGAGTTTGGGAACTACATCGGGCCCGAGTTGGACTCGGACGATGACGACGACGAGCTGGGCCGAGAGTCCAAAGACTTGGACGAG CTGGAggatgatgacgatgatgatgacaTGGGGGAGCACGATGAggatcaccctgggatggaGGTGGTGCTGCACGAGGACAAGAAGTACTACCCCACGGCAGAGGAGGTCTATGGGCCTGAGGTGGAGACCATCGTGCAGGAGGAGGAcacacagccactcactg AGCCCATTATTAAACCTGTGAAAACCAAGAAGTTCTCCCTGATGGAGCAGACGCTGCCAGTCACTGTCTACGAGATGGA TTTCCTGGCAGATCTGATGGACAACTCGGAGCTGATCCGGAATGTGACTCTGTGTGGGCACCTGCACCACGGCAAG aCGTGTTTTGTTGACTGCCTGATAGAGCAGACGCACCCGGAAATCCGGAAGCGCTACGATCAGGAT CTCTGCTACACAGATATATTGTTCACCGAGCAGGAG aggGGGGTGGGGATCAAGAGCACCCCAGTGACGATTGTTCTCCCCGACACCAAAGGGAAGTCTTTCCTCTTCAACATCATTGACACTCCAG GTCATGTGAATTTTTCTGACGAGGTGACAGCCGGCCTTCGCATCTCGGATGGCGTCGTGCTCTTCATCGACGCGGCCGAGGGG gtgaTGCTGAACACAGAGAGGCTGATCAAGCACGCGgtgcaggagaggctggcagtgaCTGTGTGCATCAACAAGATCGACAGACTCATCCTGGAGCTGAAACTGCCCCCTACAGACGCTTATTACAAACTCAGACACATTGTAGATGAAGTTAATGGTCTGATCAG caTGTATTCCACTGACGAGAACCTCGTGCTGTCTCCCCTTCTGGGGAACGTGtgcttctccagctctcagtACAGCATCTGCTTCACACTGGGGTCTTTTGCAAAGATTTATGCAGACACATATG GAGACATCAATTACCAGGAGTTTGCGAAGCGGCTTTGGGGCGACATCTACTTCAATCCGAAGAC CCGCAAGTTCACCAAAAAGGCCCCGACGAGCAGCTCCCAGCGCAGCTTCGTGGAGTTCATTCTGGAGCCCCTGTACAAGATCTTGGCTCAG GTGGTGGGGGATGTGGACACGACCCTGCCCAGGACTCTGGATGAACTTGGCATCCACCTGACCAAAGAGGAATTGAAACTGAACATCCGGCCCCTCCTGCGGCTCGTCTGCAAGAAGTTCTTTGGGGAGTTCACAG GCTTTGTGGACATGTGTGTGCAGCACATTCCCTCCCCAAAAGTGGGGGCCAAGACAAAAATTGAGCACACCTACACCGGCGGCATCGACTCCGACCTGGGGGAGGCCATGAGCGAGTGTGACCCTGAC GGTCCCTTGATGTGTCACACAACCAAGATGTACAGCACTGATGATGGTGTCCAGTTCCATGCCTTTGGCAGGGTGCTCAGTGGCACCATCCATGCTGGGCAGCCTGTGAAGGTCCTTGGGGAGAACTACACCctggaggatgaggaggattCCCAGATCTGCACCGTGGGACGCCTCTGGATCTCGGTTGCAAG GTATCACATTGAGGTGAACAGGGTTCCTGCTGGTAACTGGGTGCTGATTGAGGGCGTGGACCAGCCCATAGTGAAGACAGCGACTGTGACGGAGCCTCGGGGCAATGAGGAG GCTCAGATCTTCCGTCCCTTGAAGTTCAACACCACATCTGTTATCAAAATAGCTGTGGAGCCAGTGAACCCCTCAGAGCTCCCCAAAATGTTGGATGGTCTCCGCAAAGTCAACAAGAGCTACCCCTCACTTACAACTAAG GTGGAAGAGTCTGGGGAGCACGTGATCCTGGGAACAGGAGAGCTGTACCTGGACTGTGTGATGCACGACCTGCGGAAGATGTATTCCGAGATCGACATCAAG GTGGCTGATCCAGTGGTGACATTCTGTGAGACAGTGGTGGAAACATCTTCCCTGAAGTGCTTTGCTGAGACACCCAACAAGAA GAACAAGATCACGATGATTGCTGAGCCCCTGGAGAAGGGACTGGCAGAGGACATTGAGAACGAAGTGGTGCAGATAACCTGGAACAG AAAGAAGCTGGGTGAATTCTTCCAGACCAAATATGACTGGGACTTGCTGGCTGCCCGTTCCATCTGGGCATTTGGGCCAGATGCCACTGGCCCAAACATCCTGGTAGATGACACACTGCCATCAGAG GTGGACAAGTCTCTGCTGGGCTCAGTGAAAGACAGCATCGTGCAGGGCTTCCAGTGGGGGACCAGGGAAGGACCCCTCTGTGATGAAT TGATCCGCAATGTGAAGTTCAAGATCCTGGACGCGGTGATTGCTCAGGAGCCCCTGCACCGGGGCGGGGGGCAGATCATCCCCACGGCCCGCAGGGTGGTCTACTCCGCCTTCCTCATG gCCACCCCTCGCCTGATGGAGCCCTACTACTTCGTGGAGGTCCAGGCTCCTGCTGACTGCGTGTCTGCCGTGTACACGGTGCTGGCCCGCCGCAG AGGCCACGTGACACAGGATGCTCCGATCCCAGGCTCTCCCCTCTACACCATCAAAGCCTTCATCCCTGCCATTGATTCCTTTGGGTTTGAGACAGACTTGAGGACCCACACGCAGGGACAagccttctctctctctgtgttccACCACTGGCAG